One window of the Mycobacterium haemophilum DSM 44634 genome contains the following:
- a CDS encoding DUF2304 domain-containing protein, with the protein MNWIQVLLIGSIIALLVYLLRSRRNARSRAWVKVGYIAFVLGGVYAVLRPDDTTVVAHWFGVRRGTDLMLYALIMAFSFTTLSTYMRFKDLELRYARLARAVALAEAQAPEPR; encoded by the coding sequence ATGAACTGGATCCAAGTGCTGCTGATCGGGTCGATCATTGCGCTGCTGGTCTACTTGCTGCGGTCGCGCCGCAACGCGCGGTCTCGCGCCTGGGTGAAGGTCGGGTACATCGCGTTTGTGCTCGGCGGTGTCTATGCCGTGCTTCGGCCCGACGACACCACCGTCGTGGCGCACTGGTTCGGGGTACGCCGCGGCACCGATCTGATGCTCTACGCGCTGATCATGGCGTTCAGTTTCACCACGCTGAGCACCTACATGCGGTTCAAGGACCTGGAGTTGCGCTACGCGCGGTTGGCCCGCGCCGTTGCACTGGCGGAGGCGCAGGCGCCCGAGCCGCGCTAG
- a CDS encoding NAD-dependent epimerase/dehydratase family protein: MRALVTGAAGFIGSTLVDRLLADGHTVVGLDNFATGHATNLEHLADTPGHAFVEADIVTADLHAILDEHRPEVVFHLAAQIDVRHSVADPQFDASVNVIGTVRLAEAARRTGVRKVVHTSSGGSIYGTPSQYPTPETVPTDPASPYAAGKVAGEIYLNTFRHLYGLDCSHIAPANVYGPRQDPHGEAGVVAIFAQALLSGRPTKVFGDGTHTRDYVFVDDVVDAFIKASGEAGGGQRFNIGTGIETSDRQLHTAVAAAVGGPDDPEFAPPRLGDLKRSCLDIGLATTVLGWSPQVQLNDGVRRTVEYFRVAQRA, encoded by the coding sequence GTGCGCGCACTAGTCACCGGGGCAGCCGGTTTCATCGGCTCGACGCTAGTCGACCGTCTGCTGGCCGACGGCCACACGGTGGTAGGACTCGACAATTTCGCGACCGGTCACGCGACCAACCTCGAGCATCTCGCCGACACTCCCGGGCACGCCTTCGTCGAGGCCGACATTGTGACCGCGGACCTGCACGCGATCCTCGACGAGCATCGGCCCGAGGTGGTGTTCCACCTGGCGGCGCAAATCGACGTCCGGCACTCGGTGGCCGACCCGCAGTTCGACGCGTCGGTTAACGTCATCGGCACGGTACGGCTAGCGGAAGCGGCCCGGCGCACCGGGGTGCGCAAAGTCGTGCACACCTCGTCGGGCGGATCGATCTACGGCACCCCCTCGCAGTACCCCACCCCGGAAACCGTGCCCACCGACCCCGCGTCGCCGTACGCCGCCGGCAAGGTGGCAGGGGAGATCTACCTGAACACCTTTCGCCACCTCTACGGCCTGGACTGCTCGCATATCGCGCCGGCCAACGTCTACGGCCCCCGCCAGGATCCGCACGGTGAAGCGGGTGTGGTGGCCATCTTCGCCCAGGCGTTGCTGTCGGGTAGGCCCACCAAGGTGTTCGGCGACGGCACCCACACCCGCGACTACGTGTTCGTCGACGATGTGGTCGACGCCTTCATCAAGGCGTCCGGCGAGGCGGGCGGCGGCCAGCGCTTCAACATCGGCACCGGGATCGAGACATCAGACCGCCAACTGCATACCGCGGTCGCGGCGGCCGTCGGGGGGCCCGACGATCCGGAGTTTGCGCCGCCGCGCCTGGGTGACTTGAAGCGGTCCTGCCTCGACATCGGCTTAGCAACAACGGTTTTGGGCTGGAGCCCACAAGTTCAGCTGAACGACGGGGTACGGCGCACAGTCGAGTACTTCCGTGTCGCCCAGCGGGCCTAG
- a CDS encoding transporter substrate-binding domain-containing protein, with protein MRFRLSRQLFPTIVVSIFTFAAALCASCSREQTAARHSSTAEVLRICTTGDYKPLSYRDPKTGQYAGIDIDMANDLAAHLGRIATFVATTWGSLMTDVGAPGRCDVAVGGISKTPAREQLADFTQPYLTSGKTPLTTAANADGFHSIDQINQHGVRVIENAGGTNEQFAKQNFPNATLTIWQDNTTVFDQLLEGKADVMITDAIEASYQAKQHPELVAVHPDTPFTTDHKAFLLPKGSQLTAQTNEWLAQALTNGTFSRFYNRWMQ; from the coding sequence ATGCGTTTCCGGCTTAGCCGTCAGCTCTTCCCGACGATCGTAGTGAGCATCTTTACGTTTGCCGCTGCGCTGTGCGCGAGTTGCTCACGCGAGCAGACCGCGGCTCGCCATTCCTCAACTGCTGAGGTGCTGCGGATCTGTACGACCGGCGACTACAAGCCGCTGTCCTATCGTGATCCGAAAACCGGACAGTACGCCGGTATCGACATCGACATGGCCAACGATCTCGCGGCGCATCTGGGACGTATCGCGACATTCGTGGCGACCACGTGGGGATCGTTGATGACAGACGTCGGGGCGCCGGGCAGATGTGATGTCGCTGTTGGCGGGATTTCTAAAACACCGGCACGCGAGCAGCTCGCCGACTTCACCCAGCCGTATCTGACCAGCGGCAAGACACCACTGACCACCGCTGCGAATGCGGATGGCTTCCACTCGATAGACCAGATCAATCAGCACGGTGTGCGCGTGATCGAGAATGCGGGCGGGACCAACGAACAGTTCGCAAAACAAAACTTCCCCAACGCCACGCTCACCATTTGGCAAGATAACACCACCGTGTTCGACCAGCTCCTCGAGGGCAAGGCTGACGTGATGATCACCGACGCCATCGAGGCTAGCTACCAAGCGAAACAACACCCCGAACTGGTGGCCGTGCACCCGGACACGCCGTTTACCACCGATCACAAGGCCTTCCTGCTGCCCAAAGGAAGCCAACTGACCGCACAAACAAACGAGTGGCTCGCCCAAGCCCTCACCAACGGCACCTTCAGCCGCTTCTACAACCGATGGATGCAATAG
- a CDS encoding DNA polymerase III subunit delta' — protein sequence MSGVFTRLVGQDAVEAELLAAAKAARGDLVHSRTADGTMTHAWLITGPPGSGRSVAAVCFAAALQCTADFADGGPGCGRCRACTTTMAGTHADVRRVIPDGLSIGVDEMRAIVQTASRRPTTGRRQIVLIEDADRLTEGAANALLKVVEEPPPSTVFLLCAPSVDPEDIAVTLRSRCRHVALVTPSPAAIAQVLIDSDGLAADTANWAASVSGGHVGRARRLATDPEAQQRRERALGLIRDAATPSRAYAAAEELVAAAEAEALVLTAERAEAETEELRTALGAGGTGKGTAGALRGVAGAIKDLERRQKSRQTRASRDALDRALIDLATYFRDALFVSANAGPVRPNHPDMADRVAALAAHATPERLLRCIEAVLECREALAVNVKPKFAVDAMVATIGQELRE from the coding sequence ATGTCCGGGGTGTTTACGCGGCTGGTGGGCCAAGATGCGGTGGAAGCCGAGCTGCTGGCCGCCGCCAAGGCCGCCCGTGGTGACTTAGTTCACAGTCGGACGGCTGACGGGACTATGACACATGCGTGGCTCATCACCGGTCCGCCGGGCTCGGGACGCTCGGTTGCGGCGGTGTGCTTCGCGGCCGCGCTGCAATGCACTGCAGACTTCGCCGACGGCGGCCCGGGCTGCGGGCGCTGCCGGGCGTGCACGACGACGATGGCCGGCACCCACGCCGACGTCCGCCGGGTGATTCCCGACGGCCTATCGATCGGCGTGGACGAGATGCGCGCCATCGTGCAGACCGCCTCGCGCCGTCCGACCACCGGGCGTCGGCAGATCGTGCTGATCGAGGACGCCGATCGGTTGACCGAAGGAGCCGCGAACGCGCTGCTCAAGGTTGTCGAGGAACCGCCGCCGTCGACGGTGTTCCTGTTGTGCGCGCCGTCGGTGGATCCAGAAGACATCGCGGTCACGTTGCGGTCCCGCTGCCGGCATGTCGCGCTGGTGACCCCGTCACCCGCGGCGATCGCGCAGGTACTGATTGACAGCGACGGGCTGGCCGCCGACACGGCGAACTGGGCGGCGTCGGTCAGCGGTGGCCATGTGGGACGGGCGCGCCGGTTGGCGACCGACCCGGAAGCCCAGCAGCGACGCGAACGGGCGCTCGGGCTGATCCGCGACGCCGCGACGCCGTCGCGGGCGTACGCCGCGGCCGAGGAACTGGTGGCCGCGGCCGAAGCGGAGGCTCTGGTGCTGACCGCTGAGCGGGCCGAGGCCGAGACCGAAGAGCTGCGGACGGCTCTGGGGGCCGGCGGCACCGGAAAGGGCACGGCTGGGGCGCTGCGCGGCGTTGCGGGCGCGATCAAGGATCTCGAGCGGCGGCAGAAATCCCGTCAGACCCGTGCTTCGCGTGATGCGCTGGACCGAGCATTGATCGATTTGGCGACCTACTTTCGGGATGCGTTGTTCGTTTCGGCGAATGCGGGGCCGGTGCGGCCCAACCATCCGGACATGGCCGACCGGGTAGCGGCGCTGGCCGCTCATGCCACGCCGGAGCGGCTGTTGCGCTGCATCGAAGCCGTGCTGGAGTGCCGCGAAGCGTTGGCGGTCAACGTCAAACCCAAGTTCGCGGTCGACGCTATGGTCGCGACCATCGGCCAGGAACTGCGCGAATAA
- a CDS encoding adenylate/guanylate cyclase domain-containing protein produces MATQAAGLPGRIGAFVRWVVRTPWPVFSLSMLQSDIIGALFVLGFLRYGLPPQDRVELQDLPVRNLAIFTISVIVAFSTGFAVNLKLLMPVFRWQRRDNLLAEADPAATELARSRALRMPFYRTMISLVAWSIGGAVFIVASWSAARHSAPIVVLATALGATATAIIGYLQSERVLRPVAVAALRSGIPENVKAPGVTLRLMLTWVPSTGVPILAIVLAVVADKIALLHAPPEQFFSPILLLALAALVLGLVSTWLVAMSIADPLRQLRWALSEVQRGNYNAHMQIYDASELGLLQAGFNDMVRELSERQRLRDLFGRYVGEDVARRALERGTELGGQERDVAVLFVDLIGSTQLAETRPPAEVVHLLNEFFRVVVDTVGRHGGFVNKFQGDAALAIFGAPIEHPDGAGAALSAARELHDELLPVLGSAEFGIGVSAGRAIAGHIGAQARFEYTVIGDPVNEAARLTELAKLEDGHVLASAIAVSGALDAEALCWNVGEIVELRGRTAPTQLARPVNLAVPEEISSEVTG; encoded by the coding sequence GTGGCAACCCAGGCGGCAGGACTGCCCGGGCGGATCGGTGCGTTCGTCCGGTGGGTGGTGCGCACCCCGTGGCCGGTGTTCTCGCTGAGCATGCTGCAGTCCGACATCATCGGCGCCCTGTTCGTGCTCGGTTTCCTGCGCTACGGCTTGCCACCCCAGGACCGCGTCGAGCTGCAGGATCTGCCCGTCCGCAACCTGGCAATCTTCACCATCTCGGTGATCGTGGCGTTCTCCACTGGGTTCGCAGTGAACCTGAAGCTGCTGATGCCGGTTTTCCGATGGCAACGCCGCGACAACCTGCTCGCCGAGGCTGATCCTGCCGCGACCGAACTGGCCCGTAGCCGCGCACTACGCATGCCTTTCTATCGCACCATGATCAGCCTGGTGGCCTGGAGCATCGGTGGGGCGGTATTCATCGTCGCCAGCTGGTCGGCGGCCAGGCATTCAGCGCCCATCGTGGTGCTCGCCACCGCACTGGGCGCCACCGCGACCGCGATCATCGGCTACCTGCAATCTGAGCGGGTCTTGCGACCGGTGGCCGTGGCAGCCCTGCGGAGCGGCATACCAGAGAACGTCAAAGCACCCGGTGTCACCTTGCGGCTGATGTTGACCTGGGTGCCGTCCACCGGCGTGCCAATCCTGGCGATCGTGCTGGCCGTGGTGGCCGACAAGATTGCCCTACTGCATGCACCGCCGGAGCAGTTTTTCAGCCCCATCCTGCTGCTGGCGTTGGCGGCGTTGGTGCTCGGGCTGGTCAGCACCTGGTTGGTGGCCATGTCGATCGCCGATCCGCTGCGACAACTGCGCTGGGCACTGTCCGAGGTCCAGCGCGGCAATTACAACGCGCACATGCAGATCTATGACGCCAGTGAGCTGGGCTTGCTGCAAGCCGGCTTCAACGACATGGTGCGTGAGCTGTCCGAGCGGCAGCGGCTGCGTGACCTGTTCGGTCGTTACGTCGGCGAAGACGTGGCCCGCCGGGCCTTGGAGCGCGGCACCGAGTTGGGTGGGCAGGAGCGCGACGTCGCGGTGCTGTTCGTGGACCTGATCGGCTCCACCCAGCTCGCAGAGACAAGACCACCCGCCGAGGTGGTCCACCTGCTCAACGAGTTCTTCCGCGTGGTCGTGGACACCGTCGGGCGGCACGGCGGGTTCGTCAACAAGTTCCAGGGCGATGCCGCGCTGGCGATCTTCGGCGCGCCTATCGAGCACCCTGACGGTGCCGGTGCGGCGCTGTCGGCCGCACGTGAGCTGCACGACGAACTCCTGCCGGTGCTGGGTAGCGCGGAGTTCGGCATTGGGGTGTCGGCCGGCAGGGCCATCGCCGGCCATATCGGCGCGCAAGCCCGCTTCGAGTACACCGTGATCGGCGACCCGGTCAACGAGGCGGCGAGACTCACCGAACTAGCCAAACTCGAGGATGGCCATGTGCTCGCGTCGGCGATCGCGGTCAGCGGCGCGCTCGACGCCGAAGCTTTGTGCTGGAACGTCGGCGAAATCGTCGAGCTGCGCGGACGCACAGCACCTACCCAGCTTGCCCGACCGGTGAATCTGGCTGTCCCTGAAGAGATCTCCAGCGAGGTGACTGGCTGA
- the topA gene encoding type I DNA topoisomerase — protein MKSPGGSRSGGNGSPRRLVIVESPTKARKLAGYLGSAYIVESSRGHIRDLPRAAADVPAKFKSEPWARLGVNVDADFEPLYIISPEKKSTVTELKGLLQDVDELYLATDGDREGEAIAWHLMETLKPRVPVKRMVFHEITEHAILAAAQHPRDLDIDLVDAQETRRILDRLYGYEVSPVLWKKVAPKLSAGRVQSVATRIIVQRERDRMAFRSAAYWDIVAKLDASGSDPAAQPPTFTARLTNVDGQRVATGRDFDSLGTLRTRGGESTPEVTVLDEANATRLATALRGAQLTVASAEEKPYTRRPYPPFMTSTLQQEAGRKLRFSAERTMSIAQRLYENGYITYMRTDSTTLSESAINAARTQARQLYGEQYIATSPRQYTRKVKNAQEAHEAIRPAGETFATPDAVRRELDGDEFRLYELVWQRTVASQMADARGTTLSLRIAGSAGDPGQEQQVVFSATGRTLTFPGFLKAYVETVDELAGGEADDAERRLPHLTPGQRLDAIELTPDGHATNPPARYTEASLVKALEELGIGRPSTYSSIIKTIQDRGYVQKKGSALVPSWVAFAVTGLLEQHFGRLVDYDFTAAMEDELDEIANGHEQRTNWLNNFYFGGNHGVPDSIARSGGLKKLVGVNLEGIDAREVNSIKLFDDAQGRPVYVRVGKNGPYLERLVAGDDGEPTPQRANLNGTLTPDELTLEVAEELFATPQEGRVLGVDPETGHEIVAKDGRYGPYVTEVLPKPDDDDSAADQGAKKGKKASASQGPKPRTGSLLRSMDLQTVTLEDALKLLSLPRVVGVDPASGEEITAQNGRYGPYLKRGADSRSLATEDQMFTITLDEALRIYAEPKRAGRQSASAPPLRELGTDPASGKPMLIKDGRFGPYVTDGETNASLRKGDDVASITDERAAELLADRRARGPVKRPAKKTARKAPAKKAAKRS, from the coding sequence GTGAAGAGCCCCGGGGGCTCTAGGAGCGGCGGAAATGGGAGCCCGCGGCGACTTGTCATAGTCGAGTCGCCGACGAAAGCGCGCAAATTGGCAGGCTATCTGGGCTCCGCGTACATCGTCGAGTCATCCCGGGGGCACATCCGTGACCTGCCGCGAGCGGCGGCCGACGTGCCCGCGAAGTTCAAGTCTGAGCCGTGGGCCCGGCTGGGCGTCAACGTCGACGCCGACTTCGAACCGCTCTACATCATCAGCCCCGAAAAGAAGAGCACCGTCACCGAACTCAAAGGCCTGCTGCAAGACGTCGACGAGCTCTATCTGGCCACTGATGGTGACCGCGAGGGCGAAGCCATCGCCTGGCACCTGATGGAAACTCTGAAACCGCGCGTTCCGGTCAAGCGGATGGTTTTCCATGAGATCACCGAGCACGCGATCCTCGCTGCCGCGCAGCACCCCCGTGACCTGGATATCGACCTGGTTGACGCGCAGGAGACCCGACGCATCCTGGACCGGCTATATGGCTACGAAGTTAGCCCGGTGCTGTGGAAGAAGGTCGCGCCTAAGCTGTCGGCCGGCCGGGTGCAATCAGTGGCCACCCGCATCATCGTGCAGCGTGAACGCGACCGGATGGCGTTCCGCAGCGCAGCGTACTGGGACATCGTTGCCAAGCTGGACGCCAGCGGGTCCGATCCGGCCGCCCAGCCGCCCACCTTCACTGCCCGACTGACCAATGTGGACGGCCAGCGCGTGGCCACTGGCCGCGACTTCGACTCGCTGGGCACGCTGCGTACTAGGGGCGGCGAAAGCACCCCAGAAGTGACAGTGTTAGACGAGGCCAACGCGACCAGGCTGGCCACGGCCCTGCGCGGCGCCCAGCTGACCGTGGCGTCGGCGGAGGAGAAGCCCTACACCCGGCGCCCGTATCCGCCGTTCATGACATCGACGCTGCAGCAGGAAGCCGGTCGCAAGTTGCGGTTTTCCGCGGAGCGCACGATGAGCATCGCTCAGCGGCTCTACGAGAACGGCTACATCACCTACATGCGTACCGACTCGACCACGCTGTCGGAGTCAGCGATCAACGCCGCCCGTACACAGGCACGTCAGCTCTACGGCGAGCAATATATCGCCACCTCTCCTCGCCAATACACCCGCAAGGTAAAGAACGCCCAGGAAGCCCACGAGGCCATCCGGCCCGCCGGCGAGACGTTCGCCACCCCGGACGCGGTGCGTCGCGAACTCGACGGCGATGAATTCCGGCTCTACGAGCTGGTCTGGCAGCGCACGGTGGCGTCGCAGATGGCCGACGCGCGCGGCACTACGCTGAGCCTGCGGATCGCCGGTAGTGCGGGCGACCCTGGCCAAGAACAGCAAGTGGTGTTCTCCGCGACCGGGCGCACCCTGACCTTCCCCGGCTTCCTTAAGGCCTATGTGGAAACCGTGGACGAGCTGGCCGGCGGCGAGGCTGACGACGCCGAGCGGCGATTGCCGCATCTGACTCCGGGTCAGCGGTTGGATGCCATCGAGCTGACCCCGGACGGGCACGCCACCAACCCGCCGGCGCGCTATACCGAGGCCTCCTTGGTCAAAGCGCTGGAGGAGCTGGGTATCGGCCGCCCGTCGACGTACTCGTCGATCATCAAGACCATCCAGGACCGTGGCTACGTGCAGAAGAAGGGCAGCGCCCTGGTGCCGTCGTGGGTCGCGTTCGCCGTTACCGGTCTGTTGGAGCAGCATTTCGGCCGCCTCGTCGACTATGACTTCACCGCGGCGATGGAAGATGAGCTTGACGAGATCGCCAACGGGCATGAGCAACGCACCAACTGGCTCAACAACTTCTACTTCGGCGGCAACCATGGTGTGCCCGATTCAATAGCCCGCTCCGGTGGATTGAAGAAGCTGGTCGGTGTGAATCTCGAAGGCATTGACGCCCGAGAGGTCAACTCCATCAAACTGTTTGACGATGCGCAGGGTCGTCCCGTCTATGTTCGGGTCGGCAAGAACGGGCCGTACCTGGAACGTTTGGTAGCAGGCGATGATGGTGAGCCCACCCCGCAGCGGGCCAACCTCAACGGCACGCTCACCCCGGACGAGCTCACCTTGGAGGTTGCCGAGGAGCTTTTCGCCACACCGCAAGAGGGGCGCGTCCTGGGCGTGGATCCAGAAACCGGCCACGAGATCGTCGCCAAAGACGGTCGGTACGGGCCTTACGTGACCGAGGTCCTGCCTAAGCCCGATGACGACGACAGTGCAGCGGATCAGGGAGCTAAGAAGGGTAAGAAGGCGTCGGCTTCTCAAGGCCCCAAACCGAGGACCGGGTCGCTGCTGCGGAGCATGGATTTGCAGACGGTCACTCTCGAGGATGCGCTGAAACTGCTGTCGCTGCCTCGGGTTGTTGGTGTGGACCCTGCTTCAGGTGAAGAGATCACCGCGCAGAACGGGCGTTACGGCCCATATTTGAAGCGCGGCGCCGATTCTCGGTCGCTGGCAACCGAAGACCAGATGTTCACCATTACTCTCGACGAAGCGTTAAGGATCTACGCTGAACCGAAACGTGCTGGCCGGCAAAGCGCTTCGGCGCCGCCGCTGCGTGAGCTGGGGACTGATCCGGCGTCAGGCAAGCCAATGCTGATCAAGGACGGCCGGTTCGGCCCGTACGTCACCGATGGTGAGACCAACGCTAGCTTGCGCAAAGGCGATGACGTGGCGTCGATTACCGATGAACGTGCCGCCGAACTGCTGGCCGACCGACGGGCCCGGGGTCCGGTTAAGCGGCCCGCTAAGAAAACTGCCCGCAAGGCGCCGGCGAAGAAGGCGGCCAAGCGCAGCTAG
- the cspA gene encoding cold shock protein CspA, translating to MPQGTVKWFNAEKGFGFIAPEDGSADVFVHYTEIQGSGFRTLEENQKVEFEIGHSPKGPQATGVRSV from the coding sequence ATGCCACAGGGAACTGTGAAGTGGTTCAACGCGGAGAAGGGGTTCGGCTTCATCGCCCCCGAGGACGGTTCCGCGGATGTTTTTGTCCACTACACGGAGATCCAGGGTTCGGGCTTCCGCACCCTTGAAGAAAACCAGAAGGTCGAGTTCGAGATCGGCCACAGCCCCAAGGGCCCCCAGGCCACCGGAGTCCGTTCGGTCTGA
- a CDS encoding DEAD/DEAH box helicase, with translation MASFGSELLAAALAGTAPDEHPLRHVAELPPRDGRQDRWPAWAEPDVVRAFTDRGISSPWSHQSAAAELAHSGRHVVVSTGTASGKSLAYQLPVLNTLATDPRARALYLSPTKALGHDQLRAAHALASAVPRLHDVAPTAYDGDSPAEVRRFARERSRWLFSNPDMLHLSILRNHARWAVLLRGLRFVIVDECHYYRGVFGSNVAMVLRRLLRLCDRYSSQPGNAPTVIFASATTDSPGTTAAELIGQPVEEVVNDGSPQGARTVALWEPALRADLAGENGAPVRRSAGAEAARVMADLIAEGAQTLTFVRSRRAAELTALGAAARLNDIAPELSDTVASYRAGYLAEDRSALEHALAQGQLRGLATTNALELGVDIAGLDAVVLAGFPGTVASFWQQAGRSGRRGQGALVVLIARDDPLDTYLVHHPTALLDKPVERIVIDPANPYILGPQLLCAATELPLDDAEVRSLGAEQVAKDLVDDGLLRHRSGRYFPAPGLEPHAAIDIRGSAGGQILIVEADTGRLLGSVGEGQAPASVHPGAVYLHQGDSYVVDALDTEDGIAFVHAEDPGYTTFARELTEIAVTGTGERLTFGPVTLGLVPVTVTNQVVGYLRRRLTGEVVDFVELEMPERMLPTTAVMYSITDDALCCNGIEQPRVPGSLHAAEHAAIGLLPLLASCDRGDIGGMSTAIGPDGLPSVFVYDGYPGGAGFAERGFRQARIWLGATAAAIQACECPSGCPSCVQSPKCGNGNDPLDKAGAVQVLRLVLTELGHESR, from the coding sequence ATGGCGAGTTTCGGCAGCGAACTGCTTGCCGCCGCGCTCGCTGGTACCGCGCCAGACGAGCATCCGCTGCGCCACGTTGCCGAGCTACCACCCCGCGACGGCCGGCAGGACCGTTGGCCAGCCTGGGCCGAGCCCGACGTGGTGCGCGCGTTTACCGACCGCGGCATCAGCTCACCGTGGTCACATCAGTCCGCGGCCGCTGAGCTGGCTCACTCGGGCCGCCATGTGGTGGTGAGCACTGGCACCGCGTCGGGAAAATCACTGGCCTATCAACTTCCCGTGCTCAATACGCTGGCAACAGACCCGAGAGCCCGAGCCCTGTACTTGTCGCCGACCAAAGCGCTTGGCCACGACCAGTTACGTGCCGCGCACGCACTGGCCAGCGCCGTGCCGCGGCTACATGACGTCGCACCCACCGCCTACGACGGTGACAGTCCCGCCGAGGTGCGCCGCTTTGCCCGGGAGCGCTCCCGGTGGCTGTTCTCCAACCCCGACATGCTCCACTTATCGATCTTGCGCAACCACGCCCGCTGGGCCGTCTTGTTGCGTGGCCTTCGCTTTGTAATCGTCGACGAATGTCATTACTACCGTGGCGTTTTCGGCTCTAATGTGGCGATGGTGCTGCGCCGCCTGTTGCGGCTGTGCGATCGCTATTCTTCCCAGCCAGGTAACGCCCCGACGGTGATCTTCGCCAGCGCGACGACGGACTCGCCGGGCACGACGGCCGCCGAACTCATCGGCCAGCCGGTCGAGGAAGTCGTCAACGACGGCTCACCGCAGGGAGCCCGCACGGTCGCGTTGTGGGAGCCCGCGCTACGGGCCGACCTGGCCGGCGAGAACGGAGCCCCGGTGCGCCGCTCCGCGGGCGCCGAGGCGGCACGAGTGATGGCCGACCTGATCGCTGAGGGAGCGCAGACCTTGACCTTCGTGCGGTCGCGGCGCGCTGCGGAACTCACCGCGCTAGGTGCGGCAGCGCGGCTGAACGATATCGCCCCGGAGCTGTCCGACACGGTGGCGTCGTATCGCGCCGGCTATCTCGCCGAGGACCGCAGCGCGTTGGAGCATGCCCTGGCGCAGGGCCAGCTGCGCGGCCTGGCCACCACCAACGCACTGGAGTTGGGCGTCGATATCGCCGGTCTGGACGCGGTGGTGCTCGCCGGCTTTCCCGGGACGGTCGCCTCGTTCTGGCAACAGGCTGGCCGCTCGGGCCGGCGCGGCCAAGGTGCACTGGTGGTGCTGATCGCTCGCGACGATCCATTGGACACGTACCTGGTCCACCATCCGACCGCGCTGCTGGACAAGCCGGTCGAGCGCATCGTGATCGATCCCGCCAACCCCTACATCCTGGGACCCCAACTGCTGTGTGCCGCCACCGAACTACCGCTCGACGACGCCGAAGTCCGGTCCTTGGGCGCCGAGCAGGTGGCCAAGGACCTGGTGGACGACGGGTTGCTGCGGCACCGATCCGGCAGATATTTCCCGGCACCAGGCCTAGAACCACATGCCGCGATAGACATCCGGGGTTCGGCCGGCGGGCAAATCCTCATCGTCGAGGCCGACACCGGGCGGCTGCTGGGCAGTGTCGGGGAAGGGCAAGCCCCGGCCTCGGTGCACCCAGGAGCGGTATACCTGCATCAGGGCGACAGCTACGTCGTCGACGCGCTGGATACCGAGGACGGCATCGCCTTCGTACACGCCGAGGATCCCGGCTATACCACGTTTGCGCGCGAGCTCACCGAAATCGCCGTCACCGGAACCGGTGAGCGATTGACTTTTGGGCCAGTCACTTTGGGTCTGGTGCCGGTGACCGTCACCAACCAAGTTGTCGGTTACCTGCGCCGCCGGCTTACCGGAGAGGTAGTCGACTTCGTCGAACTGGAGATGCCAGAGCGGATGCTACCTACTACCGCGGTCATGTACAGTATCACGGATGATGCGTTGTGCTGCAACGGTATTGAACAACCCCGAGTTCCCGGGTCGTTGCACGCCGCTGAGCACGCGGCCATTGGACTACTACCCTTGCTGGCCAGCTGCGATCGCGGCGACATCGGCGGCATGTCCACCGCGATCGGCCCCGATGGACTGCCCAGTGTGTTTGTCTACGATGGCTATCCCGGCGGGGCCGGATTCGCCGAACGCGGATTCCGACAAGCTCGTATCTGGTTGGGCGCCACGGCAGCGGCGATCCAGGCGTGCGAATGTCCGAGCGGATGTCCGTCGTGTGTGCAGTCCCCCAAATGCGGCAACGGCAACGACCCGCTAGACAAAGCCGGCGCGGTGCAGGTACTGCGGCTGGTGCTTACCGAGTTGGGCCACGAGTCACGCTGA